Within the Pan troglodytes isolate AG18354 chromosome 2, NHGRI_mPanTro3-v2.0_pri, whole genome shotgun sequence genome, the region GACTGTATCAACAAATCATGATCATCTTCTCTGGCCATTGTGCCCTTTCAGATTCCAAACTTGTTACCTCTCAGTCCTTCCTACAAACTTAGAAAGTCTAATATCTTAATGTTTACTTATGTAGCAACCTCCCTTTCTCCCATCCCTAAATCCTCTTGtaattaattattttcctttggaacTTTTTAAATCTACAACTTCCTTATAATATGGTAACCAATATTAATTTTCTTGTTCTGCGCCAAGTTTGATTTTATAcaaattgtttccagtttgggtcATGAGCACAAAaccaggtatttttaaaaatctatataacCCTTCAATGAGGcagtattaattttattaactCATTAATTCAACCAATAATTCTTGATTGTTTACTGTGTTAGATATTGGGGTATCCCCAATACCTGACAGCTGTGAGCAAAACAAATGCCCTACACACATGAGGTGTACAGTCCAgtagaaaagataaacaataagCAAATTAATAGATAATATGATGTCCAATAAGgacttcaaaggaaaataaagcagagtaaAGAGCCAGAGAATGACAGTGAGCTGTTTTTCACATGAGTCATCAGAAAAGGCCTCTTTAAAGAATTGACATTTGAACAGAAAAACGAATCAAGGGCATCAATTGTTTATTGCTTTTATTGCttaccatttgaccaagcaattCTACACATAGGAttcaccctaaaaaaaaaaaaaaaaaaaaaaaaaaaaaaaggattgtatATAGTGTTTAAACACTGAACagcctaaaatgtcaaaaataaaggGTTGGGCAAATAAGTTATATATACTATAACTATTTTTTTGTTGAAAGAGTTTCATCAACAGAAGGATAGGGAACACTGCATATATTGTGATCACTCCctatttaatgtttgtttttacatgtttataaatgcATAGGAAAAAATCCAGAAGGAATGTCAGAAGTAATTTTCTGTGTGTTGGGGAGATAAAGatcactttggtttttttttcctctttgctatCTGTATTTTGACGCTTTCTGCATCAAACGTGGATTGTTTATACACTTTAATCAAAAGCAACAGCTCTGACAACCCAGGTTATGCATTAGCTACAATCCTGTATGGATTATTCTTTTATTCTAATGGGCCAAGAAAATGATGGATATACTTTTGCAGCCCAATTGCAGAGGTTACACATCGATATTGAGAATCTCCGGGAGGAGAAGGACAGTGAAATCACAAGTACCAGAGATGAATTGCTTAGTGCCCGAGATGAAATTTTGCTCCTTCATCAAGCGGCAGAAAAGGTTGCCTCTGAGCGGGACACTGACATTGCTTCTTTACAAGAAGAGCTTAAGAAGGTGAGAGCTGAGCTTGAGCGGTGGCGGAAAGCAGCGTCTGAATATGAGAAAGAAATCACAAGTCTGCAAAACAGTTTTCAGCTTAGATGTCAACAGTGTGAGGACCAGCAGAGAGAAGAAGCAACAAGGTTGCAAggtgaataaatgtattttacataaaGCTCTTAACCTTTGACAATGATAACTTCttaacttgtttaaaaaaaaaacatgcaggctttttttttctttgttagctATCAGTTGTATAAACCAGTGTTTTTAAATCGGagctaaaaatgtattttcaggtCTGCAAGTTCtacttaaatttatatttttttacggttttatattttattttaaaattgttaaaaattgcTTGTCTTATAAAAGTGAAGTGGAAAAAAATACTATTGTTCAAGTACAAGCTGATAGCCGTCCTTGAGGTATACATGCAAAGTAACAGGAATCAAATAATTAACCATGTAAAATCTACTTGCTTTTAAGGGGGCAAAAAGTATGTTCTCCTCTGAAATCTTTTCCTTTATCCTTTGAAGTATTATGGAAGTTATATTTCTGTATTAACTAATATGTTTTGGGACTATTTTAGGTGAACTAGAGAAGttgagaaaggaatggaatgcattggaaaccGAATGCCATTCTCTAAAAAGGGAAAATGTTTTGCTATCATCAGAACTGCAACGGCAAGAAAAAGAATTGCACAAGTATGCAAGAACTCTCTGTTtttcagatataaaatatttctttatcttaaattttcatctaaattaaatttaattttaatacttaaatattttacaggAGCAAATGTTCAGCCCATCTCTGTTTGGCTATTTGGCAGGTTAACCATACTGAATAAAtacttcagcttttttttttcctgccaccaCCATTATCCTGCATGTCCTTTCCTTGTACTCATGGAATACAGATTCATTAAATGTCCCAAAGAAACCCTGAACAAACAACAAAAGTCTGTAATTCATAGTTGAACTTGCCCTGTAAactaataaatttcaaatatcaACTGCTTTTCTTTCACACCAGTGATCTCTTCTTTTAGTAAGCGTGATCAGGAAGTGACTATAATGAAGAATTtgtaaggctgggtgcggtggttcacgcctgtaatgccatcactttgggaggctgaggtgggaggatcgcttgagcctgagagtccaagatcagcctggacaatgtggcaaaaccctgtctctacaaaaaaaatacaaaaatttaccgGGCATAGTGATGTGTGCTTGTAGTCTtggctactcggaaggctgaggtgggagaattgcttgggcccaggaggtcaaggctgcagtgagccacgatcatgccactgcactccaacctgggtgacagagccaaaccctatatcaaacaaacaaacaaaaaaaaaaaaaaaaaagaatttgtgctACTGAAAGATATAAATTAATCTTCTGAATTTCAAATAGGGTTGTATGAAGGGTAATAATATATAAGACCAATAATTCTCTGAAACCAGTTAAATCTTTCTAGTATCTAATACTTGACAAGCAAATCAGTGAATGCATTAGATTTATTCCAGCAAATTTAGTAAAGTCCTATTTTACCACCACAGTTTGCCATATTTAAGTTTAAAATGGGTTTATTCCGGCCGGGTGTGGACATTATGAaacaacatctctacaaaaaatacaacaaattagcctggcctgtagtcccagctactcaggaggctgaggtgagaggatcacttgagcctaggaggtggggactgcaataagccatgatcacaccactgtagtctagcctgggcaacagagccagtcccatgtctcaagaaaacatgaataaaaataaaaacaaatgttttacatTGTTTATAAGATGTAAAAAACTTTGTAAAAGCAATTCCAAAATACGAATGGGACAAAATAAAGGTCaaaactataaatatatgtatatgatatatatcatatatgaaatatatatgagatCTATGCATATCTCATATATAGctatatacataaattttttttttttgagacggagttttgctcttgtggcccaggctagagatcagtggcgcgatctcagctcatcacaacctccaccccctggggtcaatcgattctcctgcctcagcctcctgagtaacttggattacagacatgtgccaccatgcccacctaattttgtatttttagtagagatggggtttctccatgttggttaggctgttctcaaactcctgacctcaggtgatctgcccaccttggcctcccaaagtgctgggattacaggcatgagccactgcactcaactcataattttttttttttttttttttgaggcagagtcacattcagttgcccaggctggagtgcagtggcatgatctcggctcactgcagcctccgcctcccaggttcaagcgattctgctgcctcagcctcctaagtagctgggattataggtgtgtgccaccatgcctggctaatttttgtatttctagtagagagggggtttcaccatgttgatcaggctggtctcaaactcctgaccttggcctccctaagtgctgagattacaggcataagccactgccctCGGCCGAAAGTATTGATATTTTAATGATTCAGGCTAGATCCCTTATTTTTAAGATGTGATTAATTGGAATCTGGCAGATTCTTAAATactgttttcaattatttccaattttaagtGTTGGGAAGCAAGCCTACAAACTCCTAGTGAGTAGAAGCatatggtttaaaaatattaGGCCCCAGAAAGGGGCCTATAAGTCATTGGTCAGATCATCTGCCTAAACTCACATAAAGTATTTAAGACAgattaattctttttcttaaacttttctgATGCCCTAAATTTGCTTGATAAGCCTCCCCAGCATTTAAGTAGTATTTAGAAGCTAGTCTTCCTTTACAGGGTCTTATGTGCCATTTAATTCCTAGCTGTATTGGCTTGACAACATCAGACCCACCCCAAAGAATCTGTGAAGTGTACAATCAAAATGGGATTCAGACTCTGTAGTAGTTCAATTACAGTAGTGAGTCTGAGTCTTGAATGATCCATTCTGAAAGATGTAAAACTGTCACCTTGAAAACCTTATACTCCTTTAGCTATTTATGGGAGCCAAATTCCCTAACACAGCTATACCGTACAGACCTTTTATTCTCTGTTGTCTGGGCTACGGAAGAAGGAATTAAAGAAGGAATTTCTGTTCACACATATCAAGCTGTTCTCCACATATGTTGTAAGTCAGATTTTTTTAACATCCAGTTATAAAAGTGATCATAGAgactgtggtggctcacacctgtaattccagcactttgggaggccgaagcaggcagatcacctgaggtcagaagttcgagaccagcctgaccaacatggagaaacctcgtcactactaaaaatataaaattagccaggcatggtggcgcatgcctgtaatcccagctactcagaaggctaaggcaggagaatcacttgaacccgggaggcagaggttgcagtgagccgagatcacgccattgcactccagcctgggcaacaagagcgaaactctgtctcaaaaaaaaaaaaaaaaagtgatcataGAATTTATTAGCCTTGGGAACAGCCTCAGAAGTTAATGAATTCAATCCTGTTATTTGGCAGTGAAGGGCACTGAGACTCTGCTTGTGTTAGTTATGTCTGTATTACGTGGTATCTGGTATAGGTCTAAGAGCTGAGGAAGTGTTTACTCTGAAAATGAAATGTAccagttaagtgacttgcttaatATCCCCCAGCTAAATAGTGGCAGAGCTAGGGGTCTAGAACTCAGCCTCCTACTTCTTTGTCTTATGCTCTTTTCTCAATTTGGTGTGTCTTCTCATTTGAACAGGTTTATCTTTACTTGAATTGACAGTGACTCCTAAGCTTTAAGTTTCAGACCCCCATTCTATTTGTCAAGTATTTAAACTTAAAAGAAATTGTTGAAACATGTGTGTTCTTTTCCTGTAGAAGACCTACACTGAGTCTTTTCATGATGAAATTAATACAATTTGATACAACAAAATATACAGTTAATTACCtcctatttctgtttttaaaatttcaaccttTGTGTATATTTGATGGGACACACCTTTAAACTTGcatttttttagtgttttgatgGTTTTTGCTTattgaatgaaaatatttcattcttttttatacttttcttttttttctctgaaatccaCTCTATCCCTTCTAGTGAAATGTATAAGAAACTGGACTTCCTTCTGTGTCCAGTTTCTACCTGTGAATAACTATCTGTCAATATTTATATTGCAGTTCTCAGAAGCAGAGTTTAGAGCTTACCAGTGATCTCAGCATCCTTCAAATGTCTAGGAAAGAACTTGAGAATCAAGTGGGATCCTTGAAAGAACAGCATCTTCGGGATTCAGCTGATTTAAAAACTCTTCTCAGTAAGGCAGAAAACCAAGCAAAGGATGTGCAGAAAGAGGTAAAGCGAAAAGACATTATGAGCCCAATTATGGTTGGACTTAAAGCCAAAAGCAAATCGGATATCCATGCTAGTTAGAAATAAAGGGAAGCAGAAGTCACATTACCTGTCACAAAATTGATACTTGGAACATCTCTGCTTGGTGATTTCTAGCTGCATATCATGGTCCATATATAGAGAATTCTTCAGTAGGGTtggtctcaaaaatataatatacaaaactacattttaatttttctctaccAGTTACTTATATGAGAAATCCTTTGTACCAGGTCTCTTGATCTATTGTTTAACTTTCAAAGAGAGTATCGTATGTAACTTAGCATACTTTTGGAAAGCAAACTGAGGCCATACTCTAATGCTGTCTGAACCCCTCAGGTAAATATGGCCTGAAAAGTTACTTAAAATTCACCTCATAGCCAGGCAGCCAGCCAAACACATGTTCTGTGGCCTTTTACTTTCTTCCTCCCACCCCCTTTTCACCTTATTCATAAATGTGCATGCTCACTTTTCATGTCATTCTGCTTAAAACcttgaattgagtggctttttaaaaatttgtgttgaAGTCATAACAGTTGACTTTGGAACAGAAACCCTACCCAATTTCTTCCTGAGCAAGAGAGGTGCATTTCACTTCCCAAAGCCTTGAAGTTGACAGCAGGGCAGTAAGAGCTGTCTTCAATCCTGCTGGCCTCATACCACTCCCTGCATTGACTCCTGGCCAGCTCGGGGAATGGAGAAGCCTGATACAACTTGATCTACAGATTAGGGACCACCCCAGTTGTAGACTTTCTTAAAAGGATTCTTTATGAATTAGAAGGAAGTTGAAGACAACTCTTTGTCTTTAATAATGAACTTTCCCAAAGTTGTTTCTAGAAGATCTGCTTAATCAATGCAGTTTTTCTTTgcacttttctttccttgtagtGTCCTGAATTTGGCAATGATTGTTCTTCTGTCTTCATGTTTGttccaaatgaaaaaatactgtaacattttttattttcttgtggacATACTGATTTTGTGATGTGTTCGTTTTTACCTTACTAAAGATATGTGTTTTAGAAGAAATCTCATTTTATTTGGTTGGAACACAAATTTTGTGCCAAAGTAAATATCTTAGTATTTAATACTGTAAGCACTTTGTGTCCTTCCAGTCCATATGCCATAATTCTTTCAAACTCTGGGAAGAATGCTGTGGTTGGAAGATTATTCTGTTGTATGTTACTATGAACACATTAGTCATTTTGTTGCATTACTTGTTTGCCTGTTTTTGGTCACTGAGTAATCGGTGCAAGATGCTTTAACTGTTGCCACAAATGGCAGTGGCATGTTGTCACAGCATCTAAATTGTTGATAGTCTTGGATTGCATTAAATgcagcacatttaaaaatatgtctgatCTTGTCAgtatgtttcttttctattttcttgttcACTGTTTTCCATTGTGAAATGATGTGTAGTCATCACACTCCTTTGTAATGTGAAATTGCTCTCTTTCTGTTTGTCCAGATGTTAACATGTTGGATACTATATACTATAGTTTAGTTATAGCTATATACTATAACTAAAATGTTCTTTAATGAGGTTCTTATCTCTGTGTAATCCACTGCAAATGAGTTATTGCCTTTTATTAATGCACATATATTCCCCTTCAGCATTTCCCCTTTGTTCTCCTCTCTGTCATAGAATCATGCTTAATATGCACAGTGTCTAATTATGTATTTTCAGCACTGTAACAGACTAAAATATTACAAGCTAAGCAAGCCCACATATGATTCTTTTTATGAAGAGGAACCAAAGGTGTTGGTAATATTGTGTGGTATTTCCCTCTTAATCAGGACCAAGCTCATTTGTCACCTCAGAGTTAGAAAGCAAGATGGAGCAAAAATGATAGCCAAGCAAGGCTGCAATAGGTGACCTTTGTTgcacaaattaaaatttatatatgtggcagcttttatatgaatatttaacaaagaaaaagtacATGCAAAAAGTAAATcttggctgggcgccgtggctcacgcctgtaatcccagcacttttagaggccaaggcgggcagctcacctgaggtcaggagttcaagcccagcctgaccaatatgatgaaaccccgtctatactaaaaatacaaaaattagccaggcatgatggcatgcgcctgtaatcccagctactcaggaggctgagacaggagaatcgcttgaacccgggaggcggaggttgtggtgagctgagatcaggccattgcactccagcctgggcaacaagagcaaaactccatctcagaaaaaaaaaaaaaagtaaatcttaaTCCTcagtattaaaagaaaataatgatataTCATCTTTATATTTGACTTTAGAAAGCATCactatattttaatttagtaGGAATATCTGTAATTTAAGAAtttataggccgggtgcagtggctcactcctgtaatcccatcattttgggaggccgaggtgggcagatcacctgaggtcggcagttcgagaccagcctgatcaacatggagaaaccccgtctctaataaaaatacaaaattagccaggcatggtggcgcatgcctgtaatcccagttacttgggaggctgaggcaggagaatcgctttgaacccgggaagtggaggttgtggtaagccgagatcgcaccattgcactccagcctaggcaacaagagcgaaactccatctcaaaaaaaaaaaaaaaaaattcctaaaacatTGAGCACACAGTCCACCCTGCAAAGACTGACTCAAGAAAGTTATTTGGCTTTACCTTCTTGCCATGGGGCCAGAGTCCTTGCCACCCCCTCACATGCTGGAGGTAAGCAACAGGATCCCCCTGGTTGAGCTGCCTTCCTGTGGTTCTGCTTCACAACTCCTGCAATGGAGAAATAAGTGCTTTGGTGCACAGGGCAGACTAGATGTAagaatggtggaaaaggaaagtaAGGGAAAACTTGTCAACAAAGTACTCTTtacttattctttattagtcCCTGTTAAGAATCAGATCATGGGTCATTGAGAATTTATTATGTTCCAATTTGCAGAAACTAGTGTAGGTACAATGACTTTGCCTCGGCAGAATGCCAGTAATCTTCTGCCTTCTGGAAGGAAGTCCACAGATCTTCACATCAACTGAAAAAAGCTATCATAAAGTCCACGAATTGTACTCCTTTAGTTCATTCTCTGGCATACTATCCAGGCTTGTTGTGGGAATGTTGTTAGGTAACAGGgagtttctttcatattttacctCCCTCTCTGTACctgtatctttcttctttttttctggtgaCCTCTGTGTTGACCCTAAGCCCCATCTCTCCTGTCTaatgtttttatacatttatagtccttcttaatatttatctttcttgaGCATGATGATGGGCTCCTAATTAGTCATTCCAAGATGTTTACATTTTTCAGAAGCACCTTTATAAAGGTTTCCTTTATTGAAGAATTTCTAGGATATAAGTAGAGAGGAACTGGAAACTTTCTACCCTCATAAGCTACATTTAGGGACAAGGAGGAACCTTTCTGGTATACGT harbors:
- the SLMAP gene encoding sarcolemmal membrane-associated protein isoform X49 — translated: MDEQDLNEPLAKVSLLKDDLQGAQSEIEAKQEIQHLRKELIEAQELARTSKQKCFELQALLEEERKAYRNQVEESTKQIQVLQAQLQRLHIDIENLREEKDSEITSTRDELLSARDEILLLHQAAEKVASERDTDIASLQEELKKVRAELERWRKAASEYEKEITSLQNSFQLRCQQCEDQQREEATRLQGELEKLRKEWNALETECHSLKRENVLLSSELQRQEKELHNSQKQSLELTSDLSILQMSRKELENQVGSLKEQHLRDSADLKTLLSKAENQAKDVQKEYEKTQTVLSELKLKFEMTEQEKQSITDELKQCKNNLKLLREKGNNPSILQPVPAVFIGLFLAFLFWCFGPLW
- the SLMAP gene encoding sarcolemmal membrane-associated protein isoform X48, yielding MDEQDLNEPLAKVSLLKDDLQGAQSEIEAKQEIQHLRKELIEAQELARTSKQKCFELQALLEEERKAYRNQVEESTKQIQVLQAQLQRLHIDIENLREEKDSEITSTRDELLSARDEILLLHQAAEKVASERDTDIASLQEELKKVRAELERWRKAASEYEKEITSLQNSFQLRCQQCEDQQREEATRLQGELEKLRKEWNALETECHSLKRENVLLSSELQRQEKELHNSQKQSLELTSDLSILQMSRKELENQVGSLKEQHLRDSADLKTLLSKAENQAKDVQKEYEKTQTVLSELKLKFEMTEQEKQSITDELKQCKNNLKLLREKGNNKPWPWMPMLAALVAVTAIVLYVPGLARASP
- the SLMAP gene encoding sarcolemmal membrane-associated protein isoform X50; the encoded protein is MDEQDLNEPLAKVSLLKALLEEERKAYRNQVEESTKQIQVLQAQLQRLHIDIENLREEKDSEITSTRDELLSARDEILLLHQAAEKVASERDTDIASLQEELKKVRAELERWRKAASEYEKEITSLQNSFQLRCQQCEDQQREEATRLQGELEKLRKEWNALETECHSLKRENVLLSSELQRQEKELHNSQKQSLELTSDLSILQMSRKELENQVGSLKEQHLRDSADLKTLLSKAENQAKDVQKEYEKTQTVLSELKLKFEMTEQEKQSITDELKQCKNNLKLLREKGNNPSILQPVPAVFIGLFLAFLFWCFGPLW